A genomic region of Papaver somniferum cultivar HN1 chromosome 7, ASM357369v1, whole genome shotgun sequence contains the following coding sequences:
- the LOC113299129 gene encoding uncharacterized protein LOC113299129 isoform X2, which translates to MAGNEVIASVHDHCTVVEKVNNRVTLTCNYCGKTVSCYSRLKKHLAGTGGDVSPCIDVPENIKVQMRNSLPMNREVLQLFKSCSLLKKTSDSSDSLEQSSNNVDESIQSNLLRKRKHSSIIEYSGLEHEVEVLQVVHYPEILNKLKKEEEEEAEDDSSTQIQRCIGRFFFENSIDFNAANSASFKKMIHALGGRGSTTYKVPNCDDLKGCILEEELKAMREHVLEVVCSWRSTGCSILLDGWTDEKGRYMINFVIDCPRGPIYMKSVHFSDSVADVDAMVSLLSGVIEHIGVQNVVQIVTYTTGGSMEAVGKQMTEKYKSVFWTVCASHCIGLMLEEIGMLRTGSRVLGKAKAITKFIYSHETVLKLMRKHTRGFNLVTSSRIRSMVPFLILERIKSQKKNLMEMFISPEWKNSTLASTADGLMVSGLVTGEPSFWTETEMLLKATIPLIRALHLLNGGDSRPQLGYIYETMDQVKETIKKEYKGRKTECQIFWTVIDGIWDNQLHSSIHSAGYFLNPGLYYLDDFYVDAEVAAGLFCCIVRMVGDKREQDLVTSQVNEYRRASGAFGNADAVDQRTKLAPAEWWSLYGGQCPELQQLAIRILSQTCTGALRYGLKRSLTEELHMKGRNCVEQKRLNELTFVYHNLRLQNLTAPNTDNTDVFLEPMDPMDEWVGGGSMEEKAVEKNEAGREFKILKNEIGMDRKNSYCVNAAFSSYRLV; encoded by the exons ATGGCAGGGAATGAAGTGATAGCAAGCGTTCATGATCATTGCACTGTTGTAGAGAAGGTAAATAACCGAGTTACGCTTACGTGCAACTACTGTGGAAAAACAGTATCCTGTTATTCTCGTCTCAAGAAACATTTAGCCGGAACAGGTGGAGATGTATCACCTTGTATAGATGTTCCAGAGAATATAAAGGTGCAAATGAGGAACAGTTTGCCAATGAACAGGGAAGTTCTTCAGTTGTTCAAATCGTGTAGTCTTTTGAAGAAAACTTCTGATTCCAGTGATTCCCTTGAGCAAAGCAGCAACAATGTCGATGAGTCCATTCAATCCAATTTGTTGCGGAAGAGAAAACACAGCTCTATAATAGAGTACTCTGGATTAGAGCATGAGGTTGAGGTTTTGCAGGTTGTGCATTACCCCGAAATATTAAACAAactgaagaaagaagaagaagaagaagctgaggaTGACTCATCTACGCAAATCCAGAGGTGTATTGGCAGATTCTTTTTTGAAAACAGCATTGATTTTAATGCAGCAAACTCAGCTTCCTTCAAGAAAATGATACATGCCTTGGGTGGACGTGGATCCACGACATATAAGGTCCCTAATTGTGATGACCTCAAAGGGTGTATCCTAGAGGAAGAACTGAAAGCAATGAGAGAGCATGTGCTGGAAGTCGTGTGTTCTTGGAGAAGCACTGGATGCAGCATATTACTGGATGGGTGGACCGATGAGAAAGGGAGGTATATGATTAATTTTGTCATTGATTGCCCACGCGGTCCCATATACATGAAGTCGGTCCATTTCTCAGATTCAGTTGCAGATGTAGATGCCATGGTCTCATTGTTAAGTGGAGTTATTGAACATATAGGAGTACAGAATGTGGTTCAAATTGTCACATATACTACTGGGGGTTCAATGGAGGCAGTCGGTAAACAAATGACAGAGAAGTATAAGAGTGTGTTTTGGACTGTTTGTGCATCTCACTGCATAGGCCTCATGTTGGAGGAAATAGGAATGCTGCGCACTGGGAGTAGAGTACTCGGTAAGGCAAAGGCCATTACTAAGTTCATTTACAGCCATGAGACGGTTTTGAAGCTCATGAGAAAACACACTCGTGGGTTCAATCTGGTTACTTCCTCCAGGATAAGATCAATGGTGCCATTTTTAATCTTGGAGAGAATTAAGTCTCAAAAGAAGAATTTGATGGAGATGTTTATTTCGCCGGAATGGAAGAACTCGACCTTGGCTTCAACAGCTGATGGTTTGATGGTGTCTGGTTTGGTCACTGGGGAGCCTTCTTTCTGGACTGAAACCGAAATGCTTTTGAAGGCAACTATTCCACTTATACGTGCTCTGCATCTACTTAATGGAGGAGATAGTAGACCCCAGTTGGGCTACATATATGAGACAATGGACCAGGTGAAGGAGACAATAAAAAAGGAGTATAAAGGCAGGAAAACCGAGTGTCAGATTTTCTGGACAGTCATCGATGGGATTTGGGATAATCAACTACATAGCTCTATCCATTCAGCAGGCTACTTTTTAAATCCGGGTCTCTATTACCTTGATGATTTCTATGTTGATGCTGAGGTTGCGGCCGGACTTTTTTGCTGCATCGTACGGATGGTGGGTGATAAACGTGAGCAGGATTTGGTAACATCACAAGTCAATGAGTATAGAAGGGCCAGTGGAGCTTTCGGCAATGCAGATGCTGTTGACCAGAGAACGAAGCTTGCTCCAG CGGAGTGGTGGTCCTTGTATGGAGGCCAATGCCCTGAACTGCAACAACTTGCTATAAGGATTCTGTCTCAGACCTGTACTGGTGCCTTGAGATATGGTCTGAAAAGGAGTCTAACCGAGGAACTACATATGAAAGGCAGGAACTGTGTAGAGCAAAAACGGTTGAATGAGCTTACATTTGTTTACCATAATCTCCGGCTGCAAAACTTAACTGCTCCAAACACGGATAACACAGACGTATTTCTTGAGCCGATGGATCCAATGGATGAATGGGTTGGAGGAGGTAGTATGGAAGAGAAAGCAGTTGAAAAAAATG AGGCAGGCAGGGAATTCAAAAttctgaaaaatgaaattgggatGGACAGGAAGAACTCTTATTGCGTGAATGCAGCATTCTCTTCTTATAGACTTGTTTAA
- the LOC113299129 gene encoding uncharacterized protein LOC113299129 isoform X1, protein MSCCCSIGKTSLAKKAFRFKVMAGNEVIASVHDHCTVVEKVNNRVTLTCNYCGKTVSCYSRLKKHLAGTGGDVSPCIDVPENIKVQMRNSLPMNREVLQLFKSCSLLKKTSDSSDSLEQSSNNVDESIQSNLLRKRKHSSIIEYSGLEHEVEVLQVVHYPEILNKLKKEEEEEAEDDSSTQIQRCIGRFFFENSIDFNAANSASFKKMIHALGGRGSTTYKVPNCDDLKGCILEEELKAMREHVLEVVCSWRSTGCSILLDGWTDEKGRYMINFVIDCPRGPIYMKSVHFSDSVADVDAMVSLLSGVIEHIGVQNVVQIVTYTTGGSMEAVGKQMTEKYKSVFWTVCASHCIGLMLEEIGMLRTGSRVLGKAKAITKFIYSHETVLKLMRKHTRGFNLVTSSRIRSMVPFLILERIKSQKKNLMEMFISPEWKNSTLASTADGLMVSGLVTGEPSFWTETEMLLKATIPLIRALHLLNGGDSRPQLGYIYETMDQVKETIKKEYKGRKTECQIFWTVIDGIWDNQLHSSIHSAGYFLNPGLYYLDDFYVDAEVAAGLFCCIVRMVGDKREQDLVTSQVNEYRRASGAFGNADAVDQRTKLAPAEWWSLYGGQCPELQQLAIRILSQTCTGALRYGLKRSLTEELHMKGRNCVEQKRLNELTFVYHNLRLQNLTAPNTDNTDVFLEPMDPMDEWVGGGSMEEKAVEKNEAGREFKILKNEIGMDRKNSYCVNAAFSSYRLV, encoded by the exons ATGAGCTGTTGTTGTAGTATTGGAAAGACAAGTTTGGCAAAAAAGGCGTTCCGATTTAAAGTAATGGCAGGGAATGAAGTGATAGCAAGCGTTCATGATCATTGCACTGTTGTAGAGAAGGTAAATAACCGAGTTACGCTTACGTGCAACTACTGTGGAAAAACAGTATCCTGTTATTCTCGTCTCAAGAAACATTTAGCCGGAACAGGTGGAGATGTATCACCTTGTATAGATGTTCCAGAGAATATAAAGGTGCAAATGAGGAACAGTTTGCCAATGAACAGGGAAGTTCTTCAGTTGTTCAAATCGTGTAGTCTTTTGAAGAAAACTTCTGATTCCAGTGATTCCCTTGAGCAAAGCAGCAACAATGTCGATGAGTCCATTCAATCCAATTTGTTGCGGAAGAGAAAACACAGCTCTATAATAGAGTACTCTGGATTAGAGCATGAGGTTGAGGTTTTGCAGGTTGTGCATTACCCCGAAATATTAAACAAactgaagaaagaagaagaagaagaagctgaggaTGACTCATCTACGCAAATCCAGAGGTGTATTGGCAGATTCTTTTTTGAAAACAGCATTGATTTTAATGCAGCAAACTCAGCTTCCTTCAAGAAAATGATACATGCCTTGGGTGGACGTGGATCCACGACATATAAGGTCCCTAATTGTGATGACCTCAAAGGGTGTATCCTAGAGGAAGAACTGAAAGCAATGAGAGAGCATGTGCTGGAAGTCGTGTGTTCTTGGAGAAGCACTGGATGCAGCATATTACTGGATGGGTGGACCGATGAGAAAGGGAGGTATATGATTAATTTTGTCATTGATTGCCCACGCGGTCCCATATACATGAAGTCGGTCCATTTCTCAGATTCAGTTGCAGATGTAGATGCCATGGTCTCATTGTTAAGTGGAGTTATTGAACATATAGGAGTACAGAATGTGGTTCAAATTGTCACATATACTACTGGGGGTTCAATGGAGGCAGTCGGTAAACAAATGACAGAGAAGTATAAGAGTGTGTTTTGGACTGTTTGTGCATCTCACTGCATAGGCCTCATGTTGGAGGAAATAGGAATGCTGCGCACTGGGAGTAGAGTACTCGGTAAGGCAAAGGCCATTACTAAGTTCATTTACAGCCATGAGACGGTTTTGAAGCTCATGAGAAAACACACTCGTGGGTTCAATCTGGTTACTTCCTCCAGGATAAGATCAATGGTGCCATTTTTAATCTTGGAGAGAATTAAGTCTCAAAAGAAGAATTTGATGGAGATGTTTATTTCGCCGGAATGGAAGAACTCGACCTTGGCTTCAACAGCTGATGGTTTGATGGTGTCTGGTTTGGTCACTGGGGAGCCTTCTTTCTGGACTGAAACCGAAATGCTTTTGAAGGCAACTATTCCACTTATACGTGCTCTGCATCTACTTAATGGAGGAGATAGTAGACCCCAGTTGGGCTACATATATGAGACAATGGACCAGGTGAAGGAGACAATAAAAAAGGAGTATAAAGGCAGGAAAACCGAGTGTCAGATTTTCTGGACAGTCATCGATGGGATTTGGGATAATCAACTACATAGCTCTATCCATTCAGCAGGCTACTTTTTAAATCCGGGTCTCTATTACCTTGATGATTTCTATGTTGATGCTGAGGTTGCGGCCGGACTTTTTTGCTGCATCGTACGGATGGTGGGTGATAAACGTGAGCAGGATTTGGTAACATCACAAGTCAATGAGTATAGAAGGGCCAGTGGAGCTTTCGGCAATGCAGATGCTGTTGACCAGAGAACGAAGCTTGCTCCAG CGGAGTGGTGGTCCTTGTATGGAGGCCAATGCCCTGAACTGCAACAACTTGCTATAAGGATTCTGTCTCAGACCTGTACTGGTGCCTTGAGATATGGTCTGAAAAGGAGTCTAACCGAGGAACTACATATGAAAGGCAGGAACTGTGTAGAGCAAAAACGGTTGAATGAGCTTACATTTGTTTACCATAATCTCCGGCTGCAAAACTTAACTGCTCCAAACACGGATAACACAGACGTATTTCTTGAGCCGATGGATCCAATGGATGAATGGGTTGGAGGAGGTAGTATGGAAGAGAAAGCAGTTGAAAAAAATG AGGCAGGCAGGGAATTCAAAAttctgaaaaatgaaattgggatGGACAGGAAGAACTCTTATTGCGTGAATGCAGCATTCTCTTCTTATAGACTTGTTTAA
- the LOC113299130 gene encoding myb family transcription factor PHL6-like: protein MNRHSVITLNQTESPKGMASQAYCNIASPIPDVLFSDSANKITASHVDYSSTFPLLYSQSESVSSSKSQMSYPFKSCKLSAPHLDPDSSMSYDSLSQYPKNTFSRSSTFCTSLYLSSSTSSEAHRQLGNLPFLPHPLKTEKPVSDVDSTKSPSQQTLDLNTQFADEHSEYIMDFLTTAGEASDGSFHGVNYASDSLTFNEQLDLQFLSDELDMAITDNGENPRVDEIYEAPKVSTTPSVEMTSTQSNLQPLALPIAVQSPSGEPSPGAAAAAHKPRMRWTPELHERFIEAVKKLDGAEKATPKGILKRMGVEGLTIYHVKSHLQKYRLAKYMPEIKEEKKTSSCEEKERKASLSSSASDGLKRGMHLTDALRMQMEVQKQLHEQLEVQRSLQIRIEEHARYLQKIVEEQEKVGKGFMPATGFKGSSSTDTQTPTEDPHQHSEQQSDVAAAVPPHSESVTESSSSSLPSKKQDSENCIETEQQQQLSGHKRTREEAKLPEVSSENPATENPADSQ from the exons ATGAATCGCCACAGTGTCATTACTTTAAATCAAACCGAGTCCCCTAAAGGAATGGCTTCTCAAGCTTATTGTAACATCGCTTCTCCAATTCCTGATGTACTATTCTCTGACTCCGCAAACAAAATAACTGCATCCCATGTTGACTATTCATCCACATTTCCTCTGTTGTATTCACAATCAGAATCAGTCAGTTCCTCAAAATCCCAGATGTCGTATCcattcaaatcatgtaagttAAGTGCCCCACATCTTGATCCTGATAGCTCCATGTCCTATGATTCTCTATCCCAGTATCCAAAAAACACATTCTCGCGGTCTTCTACTTTCTGCACCAGCTTGTATCTGTCATCTTCTACAAGCTCAGAGGCCCATCGGCAGCTTGGAAACTTACCTTTCCTCCCTCATCCATTGAAGACTGAGAAACCTGTTTCTGATGTTGATTCGACAAAATCTCCATCACAGCAAACTCTAGACTTGAACACTCAATTCGCTGATGAGCATTCTGAGTACATCATGGACTTTCTTACTACCGCGGGAGAAGCTTCAGATGGTAGCTTTCATGGTGTAAATTATGCAAGCGACAGTTTAACATTCAATGAACAGTTGGACCTTCAATTTTTGTCCGACGAGCTTGACATGGCTATAACAGACAACGGAGAAAATCCGAGAGTTGAT GAAATATATGAGGCACCTAAAGTTTCTACTACCCCATCGGTCGAAATGACAAGCACCCAGAGCAATCTTCAGCCTTTGGCTCTACCTATTGCTGTCCAGAGTCCTTCAGGTGAACCCAGTCCCGGGGCTGCAGCTGCTGCACACAAGCCAAGAATGAGGTGGACACCTGAGCTCCATGAACGTTTCATAGAAGCGGTCAAAAAGCTTGATGGGGCAGAAA AGGCAACTCCTAAGGGTATATTGAAACGTATGGGTGTTGAGGGTTTGACAATTTATCATGTGAAAAGCCACTTGCAG AAATACCGACTTGCCAAATACATGCCAGAGATAAAAGAAG AGAAAAAGACTTCCTCTTGTGAGGAAAAAGAAAGGAAAGCATCATTAAGCAGCAGCGCAAGTGATGGACTGAAAAG GGGAATGCATCTCACTGATGCCCTGCGCATGCAAATGGAGGTTCAGAAACAACTCCATGAACAGCTAGAG GTGCAAAGGTCCCTTCAGATACGTATAGAGGAACACGCGAGATACCTACAAAAGATTGTGGAAGAGCAGGAGAAAGTTGGGAAAGGCTTCATGCCAGCTACAGGTTTCAAAGGGTCCTCGTCAACTGACACTCAAACACCGACAGAGGATCCTCATCAGCACTCCGAGCAACAATCTGATGTGGCTGCTGCGGTGCCTCCACACTCCGAGTCCGTAACAGAGTCATCCTCATCATCTCTCCCCTCTAAGAAACAAGACTCTGAGAATTGTATCGAGACTGAGCAGCAACAGCAGTTATCAGGTCATAAACGAACCCGTGAAGAAGCGAAACTACCAGAAGTATCTTCAGAGAATCCTGCCACTGAAAACCCTGCAGACAGCCAATAA
- the LOC113299131 gene encoding activator of 90 kDa heat shock protein ATPase homolog 2-like, whose translation MENGGLVAENIENNNNNHDDGSSSSATGGGSSYTYWVRRDLKKEDAAPLPAPRKLTPQDVSTLSNSNSLGSVWNQAGTWEEKNLNSWASGRIKELMSSLGSLEFSSGKAEIAEVTKCVGDAFLVTVRNKKRVGYTYELTLRFKGDWLIGEEKKHFGGHLDVPEFSFGEVDDMEVEIRLNQEKDIAHEVKMQVRQDLKLFLKPIREKMLEFEQELKDR comes from the exons ATGGAGAATGGGGGTTTGGTTGCAGAAAACAttgagaacaacaacaacaaccatgatgatggttcttcttcttctgcaacaGGAGGGGGTTCTTCATATACGTATTGGGTCAGAAGAGATTTGAAGAAAGAAGATGCCGCTCCTCTTCCTGCTCCTCGTAAGCTTACCCCTCAAGATGTTTCCACTCTCTCCAACTCTAACTCTTTGGGATCTGTCTGGAATCAA GCTGGAACCTGGGAGGAGAAGAACCTTAATTCCTGGGCTAGTGGTCGGATAAAG GAGTTGATGAGTTCTTTGGGCTCATTGGAATTCTCAAGCGGCAAAGCTGAAATAGCAGAAGTTACTAAATGTGTAGGCGAT GCGTTTTTGGTGACTGTTCGAAATAAAAAACGTGTTGGCTACACTTACGAGTTGACATTGAGATTCAAAG GTGATTGGTTGATCGGGGAGGAGAAAAAGCATTTCGGGGGCCATCTTGATGTACCAGAGTTTTCCTTCGGTGAAGTGGATGACATGGAG GTGGAAATCCGGCTAAATCAAGAGAAGGATATTGCACACGAAGTTAAGATGCAAGTACGTCAGGATCTGAAACTGTTTTTGAAACCCATCCGCGAAAAGATGCTTGAATTCGAGCAAGAGCTCAAAGATAGATAA